A window of Variovorax paradoxus genomic DNA:
AGCCGTTGTTGCAATCGAGCATGAGCTGCACGTCGGGACCAATGGCCTCGCGCGCGGCGCGCACCCGCGACTCCTCGCCCTTCGGGTCCCAGCGGCCGGTCTTCATCTTCACCGCGTTGAACCCCAGTGCGACGTAGCTGGCCATTTCCTCGCCGACCATCTCCGCGGTCTTGCCGTCGAGGTAGTAGCCGCCGCTGGCGTAGGCCGGCACGGTGTCAAGCTCGACCGCGCCCAGGTACTTGTGCAGGGGCAGGCCCACGGTGCGCGCGTTGAGGTCCCACAACGCGATGTCCAGTGCGCTGAGCGCGCGCATCACGGTGCCCATGCGGCCCTGCAGCAGCGACTCCTGGTACATGCGCTGCCACAGTCCTTCGACGGCCAGCGAGTCCTGGCCCAGTAGCACCGGCGCCAGCAGCTGTTCCACTGCGACGCGGAACAGTTCGCCCGCCGCGCTGCCGACATAGCAGAAGCCGATGCCTTCGACGCCATCGGCAGAGCGCACCTTCACCAGACCGTAGTGCCGCTCGTGGACAGTTCGATTGGAAAAAGAAGTGACGCGGTCGAGCGGGACGCGGGCGACGCAGACGTCGATGGATTGAATGACGGGCACGGGATTCTCCGGAAGGGGGTAGTGATGACAGCGCCAGTCTGCGCTCGCCCGAGCATGAGAAAAAGCGCTGAAATCAATGTTCAAACAACGCAAAATACGTGGTCATGGACACCAGCTTTCTCGAAACCTTCGTGGCCGTCGCCGAGGCCGGCTCCCTCGCGGAAGCTGCACGCCGGCTCGACCTCGCCCCCACCACGGTTGCGCAGCAGATCCGCGCGCTGGAAACCGACATAGGCAGTCAGTTGCTGCGCCGCGCAGGCCGCACAGTGCAGCCTACCGTGGCCGGCAACCGCATCCTCGCGCGCGCACGTACTCTGCTGCGCGAAGTGCGCGACCTGCGTTCCGAAGCTTCCGAGCACGCACTGCCCGCCGGCCCGCTGCACCTGGGTGCCACACCGACCGCGTTGATGGGCATGCTGACCCCGGCCCTGCTTCGCTGGCGGCAGGTTCACGAGGACATCGAGATCCGCATCGAACCCGGCACCTCTGCCGCGTTGCTGACCAAAGTGCTGGCGGGCGAACTGGATGCGGCGCTGCTGGTGCACCCGACATTCGCGCTGCCCAAGACCTGCCACTGGATCCCGCTGCGCAGCGAGCCGCTGATCCTGCTGGCGCCCGCGAAACTGCGCGTGCGCGACCCGCTGGTCACCGCGGCACGCGAGCCCTTCATCCGCTACGACCGTAGCGTGGTGGCCGGCAAGCTGGCCGACGAGTACCTGCGCCAGCACGGCGTGCGCCCGCGCGTGCAGTTCGAGCTCGACGGCATCGAATACATCGCCAAGCTGGTGGCCGAGGGCCTGGGGGTTTCGGTCCTGCCCGACTGGGCCACGGTGGGAGCGCCCCACCCCGGCCTGAAACGCTGGCCGCTGCCGGCGCCATGCCCGGCGCGCACCGTCGGCCTGCTGTCGCTGCGCGGCGCGGCCCGGGCGCCGCTGGCGGATGCACTCGCGCAGTTGATGCGAGAGCCCGCCTGAATCCCTTCGAATTCGGCTCCCACGCCGATCGACAGGAATGGATTCACGTTGCTCACGTCGTTTGCCGGATCGCAGGTTGTGAACTGCTGGTTGAAGCCGTTCATCGGCATGCCAGGAAGCACAGGCTTCCCGGGCAATGCTCAGGGAGATGCAAAAGCCCGGACATGCTCGACCAGCGCGCGCAGCTTGCGGGGCTGATTGCGGCGGCTGGGAAAGTACAGGAAGAACCCGGGAAAGCTCGGCAGGAAGTCGTCCAGCACCGACACCAGTTCGCCGCGCTCGATATACGGCCTGAAGGTCTCTTCCATGCCGATCGTGATGCCGGTGCCAGCGAGCGCGGTGCGGATCATCAGCAGCATGTCGTTGGTGGTGATCCTCGGCTCCACCGTCAGGTCGAAGTCGCGGCCATCCTCGCGAAACTCCCAGCGATACGGCGCCACGCCGGGAGCGGGGCGCCAGCCGATGCAGCAATGCGCGAGCAGGTCGCGGGGATGTAGCGGCGTGCCGTGCCTCGACAGGTAAGCCGGGGTTGCGACCACCATCTGGCGTTGCGCTCCGGTGAGCGGCACGGCCACCATGTCCTGCTCGATGACCTCCCCCAGCCGCACGCCGGCATCGAAGCCCGCGCCGACGATGTCCGATTCGTCGTCGGTCACCGTCACATCCAGCGTGACGCCGGGATGTGCCTCGGCGAATGAACTGATCAGCGGGCCGGAAAGGAACCGTTCCGCGATCGAGGTGACCGCCACCCGCAACAGCCCGCGCGCGGGACCTTCGACCGCGGCTTCTTCCAGCGCAGCACCGACCGCGCACAGCGGCCCGGCAATCTGTCGATGCAGCAGTTCGCCGGCCTCGGTCAGGCGCACGTTGCGCGTGGAGCGTTGCACCAGCGCGATGCCCAGGCTGTCTTCCAGCCGCCGGATCCCCTGGCTGACCGCCGAACGCGTGACACCCAGATGGTCGGCCGCGGCGCGGAAATTCTGTTCTTTCGCGACCGCGAGGAAAAAGCGCAACAGATTGAAATCGGCGTCCATTGGTAAGCGATGCTAACCAGTCCGGTCAGCGACCGGGGAGTTCTCGCGACCGCGCTGCGTCCCTAGAGTTTGGGTTCCCCATCCACAAAGAGATCCAGATCATGAACGAAACAACTTCCAAGATCGTCCTCATCACCGGCGCCAGCAGCGGCATCGGCGAAGCCACGGCGCGATTGCTCGCAGCCAGCGGCGCCACGGTGTTGCTCGGCGCGCGCCGGACGGATCGGCTGGAGCGCATCGTCGCGGACATCGTCGCCGACGGCGGCACCGCGCAGGCCCGCGCATTGGACGTGACCTCCCGTGAAGACGTCGAAGCCTTCGCGGCCCACGCGATCGCGCGCTTTGGCCGCATCGATGTCATCGTCAACAACGCCGGCGTCATGCCCCTGTCCCCGCTCGCCTCGCTGAAGGTCGACGAGTGGGACCGGATGATCGACGTGAACATCCGCGGCGTGCTGCACGGCATTGCCGCGGTGCTGCCGACGATGCAGGCGCAGGGCTTCGGCCAGGTGGTGAACGTCGCGTCCATCGGGGCGCATGCAGTGTCTCCGACCGCGGCGATCTACTGCGCGACCAAGTACGCGGTCTGGGCGATCTCCGAAGGCTTGCGCCAGGAACATTCCGACATTCGCGTCACCACGATCAGCC
This region includes:
- a CDS encoding LysR family transcriptional regulator, with protein sequence MDTSFLETFVAVAEAGSLAEAARRLDLAPTTVAQQIRALETDIGSQLLRRAGRTVQPTVAGNRILARARTLLREVRDLRSEASEHALPAGPLHLGATPTALMGMLTPALLRWRQVHEDIEIRIEPGTSAALLTKVLAGELDAALLVHPTFALPKTCHWIPLRSEPLILLAPAKLRVRDPLVTAAREPFIRYDRSVVAGKLADEYLRQHGVRPRVQFELDGIEYIAKLVAEGLGVSVLPDWATVGAPHPGLKRWPLPAPCPARTVGLLSLRGAARAPLADALAQLMREPA
- a CDS encoding SDR family oxidoreductase; its protein translation is MNETTSKIVLITGASSGIGEATARLLAASGATVLLGARRTDRLERIVADIVADGGTAQARALDVTSREDVEAFAAHAIARFGRIDVIVNNAGVMPLSPLASLKVDEWDRMIDVNIRGVLHGIAAVLPTMQAQGFGQVVNVASIGAHAVSPTAAIYCATKYAVWAISEGLRQEHSDIRVTTISPGVTESELADTISDEKGRDEMKEFRKVAISAAAIARAIQFAISQPEDVDTSEIVIRPTASAH
- a CDS encoding mandelate racemase/muconate lactonizing enzyme family protein — protein: MPVIQSIDVCVARVPLDRVTSFSNRTVHERHYGLVKVRSADGVEGIGFCYVGSAAGELFRVAVEQLLAPVLLGQDSLAVEGLWQRMYQESLLQGRMGTVMRALSALDIALWDLNARTVGLPLHKYLGAVELDTVPAYASGGYYLDGKTAEMVGEEMASYVALGFNAVKMKTGRWDPKGEESRVRAAREAIGPDVQLMLDCNNGWVDTVQAMEYMRRIEPYHPYFIEEPFGPDDIESHARLAKLTCVPVATAEIGYGRWYHKQLLDMAGAAILQTDAAVCGGITEWRRIAAMAAGYGVQMCPHWFHDLHAPLVAATPNARYVEFFWDDQVLNFRRLVDRQLSHQRGRVVLHQTPGLGFEFSAKEVEKYGRWSRCA
- a CDS encoding LysR family transcriptional regulator, which encodes MDADFNLLRFFLAVAKEQNFRAAADHLGVTRSAVSQGIRRLEDSLGIALVQRSTRNVRLTEAGELLHRQIAGPLCAVGAALEEAAVEGPARGLLRVAVTSIAERFLSGPLISSFAEAHPGVTLDVTVTDDESDIVGAGFDAGVRLGEVIEQDMVAVPLTGAQRQMVVATPAYLSRHGTPLHPRDLLAHCCIGWRPAPGVAPYRWEFREDGRDFDLTVEPRITTNDMLLMIRTALAGTGITIGMEETFRPYIERGELVSVLDDFLPSFPGFFLYFPSRRNQPRKLRALVEHVRAFASP